In Triticum aestivum cultivar Chinese Spring unplaced genomic scaffold, IWGSC CS RefSeq v2.1 scaffold236347, whole genome shotgun sequence, the genomic stretch ATGGCAGTTTACAGATTGTAAAATAGGGTGACATTTGTCTCCACAAAATCAAGACAATGTAAcatggcaaaaaaaaaaacgagGTGCCATGGGAAGAGAACATAGTAATTGACATGGCAGTTTACTGAGTACAAACGCAAAAAAGTCTAGGGGCACAAACAACGTCAAACAACACTTacatgaaaaaaaaagatagacgAAAAAACAAACAAAATTGCTCAGTGTAATTATTCAAGACATCTACTAGTGCTCATAGAAAACAGACACCTCCTCCCCCACGCTCTCACAATTTGCACCCAATACAGCTAACTAAGTGCACCACCTCCCAGTGCGAGTTGGCAGCTCCTAGCGGCGACAGCCGTGAGGATCTCAGTCAAAACCGAGGGGCAGGTCGCCTCGAGAAGCTTACACCccccggccgccgccaccgcgagCATGTCCGCCGGGCTGGCCACCAGGAACTCCATGCacctggccttgagcttcttgtATCCACGCCGCTCCGCCAGGACCAGATCGGTCGCCACGGTGCCCACGCCAACACTGGCGCACACCTTCTCCTCGCAGATAACCTTGAGCCGTTCCACGCCGTACCGGTCGGCGGCCTCGAGCAAACGACGCGCCATCGACACCGCCTCCTGGTCCTCCTTCCTGGTCTCCGGCCAGCGGCCCATCTTCTCGATCTCTGGAGGCAGCGCGTCCGTGTAGATGAAGCGGAGCAGGGCCCGGAAGGCGTCCGCGTCCGTGTCCTTTACCTCGTGCGCGTCGTTCATCAGGTTTCCGGCGAGCTCGGCCGCGAAGACCGGCGACCGCGCAGCGAGCACGCACCTGTGCGCGCGGAACGACTCGGCGCCGATGAACAAGGTGACGTCCGCGCCCTTCTGGCTCCGCAGGAGGTCGCCAAGGTCATGGCCCAGGTCACGGGGATGGGCGGCGATCTCGGCTCCGTCGCCACCATACGTGTACGTCTCGCGGGAGAGCACGGCCTTGCACTGCACGAAGCAGTTGCCGTCGCGCGGGAGGTAGCCGGACGCCTCCAGCGCGGCCCGGGACACGAGCAGGACCTCCTGGGATGTCCCTTGCATGGACCCAGGGCAATGGGCCGCCACCTCCCGGAAGGGCCTGAGCGTCCGGCTAGGATCCACCAGGCAGAAAGTGAAGGCGGCCGTAACGGCGCCGGCGTCCGTAACGGCGCCGGCGTCCGGCGAGGGAGTGCGAACGAGGCTGATGCGGAGCTTGACCCGGCTTTTACGGCGGTGGTAGGGGTAGCGACTGTTGGGGTGGTAGTCGATCTGCCACTCGTAGCCGAGCACGGCGAACCTCCGGGCCGCGATGTAGGCCTGGTTCCGGTCCCGCTGGCCGTCGTCGCCGGGATCTTGAGCGCCATGCACACGGTCCGCGTACCGGCGGCGTCGGGTGAGCCGGCGACGCTCATTGTCGCGCGTGTCGATCGCACGTGAACGGCGAACCTGTATTTTGGTCTTCTGGGGTCGCGATCGATCTTTTGCCTTGGGCTGTAAAGGTCGATCGAGTTGGACCAGCTCAGGAGAATTTCGTGGGGGGAAATATCAATATCAAATTGGGGGACTCGTCGCGTTTTATTTTGCTCCGGTGAACGTACGCTTATACAGGACCAAAAACGCGTCCCCGGGGTCTACCCAGGGCCACATAAGGAATGTTAAAAAAGACCTGCCGGAGATACGACCAGAGCCTCCTTTTTCCGGTGTTTCCGTCCGTTCTGACGATTGTCTCTCGTTTCTTGAAGTACAATACAATCTTCTTTTGCgggtagaagtactccctccgttccaaaataaatgactcaactttatactaaagttagtacaaagttgagtcatctattttggaacggagagaatACAATACAATCAGGAAAACCACCAATCAATATTGAATTCAGTAGTCCCTCGGTTATCCTATCTTTTTTTCCTTGCATATATAGGAAAATTTATCGGCGATCAAACTTATAAATTtggatcaaatttatattaaaaatatcaacatctaaaaTACCGAAGGATATATATTCGCCTCGTCTCCTATGGTCCTAGGACCGTGGAGGCGCGATGGATACCGGTCATTGCCGGTGTAACGGCTCCGTTTTTAGGTATTTTTCTGAGTTTAGTTAGGGATTGCGCC encodes the following:
- the LOC123176238 gene encoding BTB/POZ and MATH domain-containing protein 1-like produces the protein LVQLDRPLQPKAKDRSRPQKTKIQVRRSRAIDTRDNERRRLTRRRRYADRVHGAQDPGDDGQRDRNQAYIAARRFAVLGYEWQIDYHPNSRYPYHRRKSRVKLRDPSRTLRPFREVAAHCPGSMQGTSQEVLLVSRAALEASGYLPRDGNCFVQCKAVLSRETYTYGGDGAEIAAHPRDLGHDLGDLLRSQKGADVTLFIGAESFRAHRCVLAARSPVFAAELAGNLMNDAHEVKDTDADAFRALLRFIYTDALPPEIEKMGRWPETRKEDQEAVSMARRLLEAADRYGVERLKVICEEKVCASVGVGTVATDLVLAERRGYKKLKARCMEFLVASPADMLAVAAAGGCKLLEATCPSVLTEILTAVAARSCQLALGGGALS